One genomic region from Deltaproteobacteria bacterium encodes:
- a CDS encoding TetR/AcrR family transcriptional regulator, giving the protein MTLSTFPGRTDGVRRAAAAGAPAGRRRAYHHGNLRAALVAAATALLEAGGPLGVTLRGAARRAGVSQTAPYRHFPDKSALLAAVAEEGFRGLGRAIVRAARPHRGDPVPALQAMAVAIVRFAAAHPSHYRLMSGPAVRGRDHPPLREAAVAAWQLLTGAVRDCQRAGRIRAGDPAELAFALWCLVHGLAVLAVDDQIPAEVLHAVPLERLAEHATRCLLEGLARRG; this is encoded by the coding sequence TTGACTCTGTCAACATTCCCTGGCAGGACGGACGGCGTGCGGAGGGCGGCCGCCGCGGGCGCGCCGGCAGGCCGGCGTCGGGCTTACCACCACGGGAACCTGCGTGCCGCGCTGGTGGCGGCAGCCACCGCGCTGCTCGAGGCCGGGGGCCCGCTCGGGGTGACGCTCCGGGGAGCGGCCCGCCGGGCGGGCGTCTCGCAGACGGCGCCCTATCGTCACTTCCCCGACAAGAGCGCCCTCCTCGCCGCCGTCGCCGAGGAGGGATTCCGCGGGCTCGGCCGGGCGATCGTCCGGGCCGCCCGGCCGCACCGGGGCGATCCCGTCCCCGCCCTCCAGGCGATGGCGGTGGCGATCGTCCGCTTCGCGGCGGCGCACCCCTCGCACTATCGCCTGATGAGCGGGCCGGCCGTCCGGGGCCGGGACCATCCTCCGCTGCGCGAGGCCGCGGTCGCGGCCTGGCAGCTGCTCACCGGAGCCGTCCGGGACTGCCAGCGCGCGGGGAGAATCCGGGCCGGCGATCCCGCCGAGCTCGCCTTCGCGCTCTGGTGCCTCGTGCACGGCCTCGCGGTGCTCGCGGTGGATGACCAGATCCCGGCGGAGGTCCTCCACGCCGTACCCCTGGAGCGGCTGGCCGAGCACGCCACGCGGTGCCTGCTCGAGGGGCTGGCCCGGCGCGGCTGA
- a CDS encoding cytochrome P450 yields MLAEPRFQAPPARTAGPSPRAALPPGPRRPPLFQSLRYVRRPYEAVEESGRRWGHCFTARALGQPPTVIFADPEAIRDIFAGDPDELRGGEGNAWVLGPILGWHSLLVLDGARHFRERKLLLPPFHGERIHVYGRIMREITRRVIDTWSLGRPFPVHRELQAITLDVILRAVFGIDEGEELARLRACLLRLLALANSSAAAFLFIPALRIDLGRFSPWGRFVRDRRDFAAILLAEIARRRREGTGGRSDVLSMLIEARDEHGEAMQDEELLDEMFTLLMAGHETTATSLAWVLHHVLPRPDVLEKMRAELGRVLDGGPVGPEHVVKLEYLDAVIKESARLTPVATNVLRVLKAPARIGGLDLPAGVGVSASIYLTHHRPDLWPDPERFAPERFVGARPSPYAFLPFGGGDRRCLGAAFATYEMKVVLAELLARVDLRVAPGYRMRPVLRTVTVAPSAGMPVVLEARRPG; encoded by the coding sequence ATGCTGGCCGAACCCCGGTTCCAGGCGCCGCCCGCTCGGACGGCGGGTCCGTCCCCACGCGCGGCTCTTCCCCCCGGGCCGCGGCGACCGCCGCTCTTCCAGAGCCTCCGCTACGTTCGCCGGCCGTATGAGGCCGTGGAGGAGAGCGGGCGCCGCTGGGGCCATTGCTTCACGGCGCGCGCCCTCGGGCAGCCGCCGACGGTGATCTTCGCGGACCCCGAGGCCATCAGGGACATCTTCGCGGGCGACCCCGACGAGCTGCGCGGCGGCGAAGGGAATGCCTGGGTGCTCGGCCCCATCCTGGGCTGGCACTCGCTCCTCGTGCTCGACGGCGCCCGTCACTTCCGGGAGCGCAAGCTCCTGCTGCCGCCGTTCCACGGCGAACGCATCCACGTCTACGGGCGCATCATGCGGGAGATCACCCGCCGCGTGATCGACACCTGGTCGCTCGGCCGTCCGTTCCCGGTGCACCGCGAGCTGCAGGCGATCACGCTCGACGTGATCCTGCGCGCCGTCTTCGGAATCGACGAAGGAGAGGAGCTCGCGCGCCTGCGGGCGTGCCTCCTCCGGCTCCTCGCGCTCGCCAACAGCTCGGCAGCGGCATTCCTCTTCATCCCGGCGCTGCGCATCGACCTCGGGCGCTTCTCGCCGTGGGGCCGCTTCGTGCGGGATCGGCGGGACTTCGCGGCAATCCTCCTGGCCGAGATCGCGCGGCGCCGCCGGGAGGGGACGGGCGGGCGCTCCGATGTGCTGTCGATGCTGATCGAGGCCCGTGACGAGCACGGCGAGGCGATGCAGGACGAGGAGCTGCTGGACGAGATGTTCACGCTCCTCATGGCCGGCCACGAGACCACCGCGACGTCGCTTGCGTGGGTGCTCCATCACGTGCTCCCCCGGCCCGACGTCCTCGAGAAGATGCGCGCCGAGCTGGGGCGGGTCCTCGACGGGGGACCCGTGGGGCCCGAGCACGTCGTGAAGCTCGAGTACCTCGATGCCGTCATCAAGGAGTCCGCCCGGCTGACGCCCGTGGCCACCAACGTCCTCCGGGTGCTGAAGGCACCGGCCCGGATCGGCGGCCTCGACCTGCCCGCGGGCGTGGGCGTCTCGGCGTCGATCTACCTGACCCACCACCGGCCCGACCTCTGGCCCGACCCCGAGCGCTTCGCGCCCGAGCGCTTCGTCGGCGCCCGGCCGAGCCCCTACGCCTTTCTCCCGTTCGGGGGCGGGGACCGGCGGTGCCTCGGCGCGGCGTTCGCGACCTACGAGATGAAGGTCGTGCTCGCCGAGCTGCTCGCGCGCGTCGACCTGCGGGTCGCGCCCGGCTACCGGATGCGCCCCGTGCTGCGCACCGTCACCGTTGCGCCCTCGGCCGGCATGCCGGTCGTCCTCGAGGCACGGCGGCCGGGCTAG
- a CDS encoding TetR/AcrR family transcriptional regulator — protein sequence MPKTAVAEAASAARERILAAAERRFATFGYRRTGIAEIAREAGVSAGTIYRYFESKEDVFRAVVRELHEAWLARARRALAGPGTAVERLGRLAQASVAFNRENSLINSVFRRDEEIVFAPLVDELHEQLVTQNVAMMADVIRDGIREGTLRDVDPQCAAFILFVGGDALNQVHNQRYYPYETVLPLYADITMQGLLPR from the coding sequence ATGCCAAAGACGGCGGTCGCCGAGGCTGCTTCCGCAGCGCGCGAGCGCATCCTCGCCGCGGCCGAACGGCGCTTCGCGACCTTCGGCTACCGGCGCACCGGCATCGCCGAGATCGCGCGCGAGGCGGGGGTCTCCGCCGGCACGATCTACCGCTACTTCGAGAGCAAGGAAGACGTCTTTCGCGCGGTCGTGCGCGAGCTGCACGAGGCCTGGCTCGCGCGGGCCCGCCGGGCGCTCGCCGGCCCGGGGACCGCGGTCGAGCGGCTCGGACGCCTCGCCCAGGCGAGCGTCGCGTTCAACCGCGAGAACTCCCTGATCAACTCCGTCTTCCGGCGTGACGAGGAGATCGTGTTCGCGCCGCTCGTCGACGAGCTGCACGAGCAGCTCGTGACGCAGAACGTCGCCATGATGGCCGACGTCATCCGCGACGGCATCCGCGAGGGGACGCTGCGCGACGTCGACCCCCAGTGCGCGGCGTTCATCCTGTTCGTCGGCGGCGACGCCCTGAACCAGGTGCACAACCAGCGCTACTACCCGTACGAGACCGTCCTGCCGCTCTACGCCGACATCACCATGCAGGGCCTGCTCCCGCGCTGA
- a CDS encoding ribbon-helix-helix protein, CopG family, with the protein MAHRKTAIAIPEDVLDEVDRAARARGESRSRFISRILRLAMRARRDAEITRRLDALFANEPLAEEQRREAEDLGGLAVDWSDEHW; encoded by the coding sequence ATGGCGCATCGAAAGACGGCGATTGCCATCCCCGAGGACGTCCTCGACGAGGTCGACCGGGCGGCGCGCGCGCGCGGCGAATCACGCAGCCGTTTCATCAGTCGAATCCTCCGCCTGGCAATGCGGGCACGCCGCGACGCCGAGATCACCCGGCGCCTCGACGCCCTGTTCGCGAACGAGCCCCTTGCCGAGGAGCAGCGCCGCGAGGCTGAAGACCTCGGCGGGCTCGCGGTCGACTGGAGCGACGAGCACTGGTGA
- a CDS encoding type II toxin-antitoxin system PemK/MazF family toxin, with amino-acid sequence MVMHQGEVYWLRFTGEGSEPRGRRPAVVVQHDRFNRSAIRTTVVAAVTSNLRLAAMPGNVRLRRGEANVPRPSVVNVSQLLTIDRGRLTECLGTLGSERLRDVRRGLALLFGIESADT; translated from the coding sequence CTGGTGATGCACCAAGGCGAGGTCTACTGGCTCCGCTTCACCGGTGAAGGTTCAGAACCGCGCGGACGGCGACCCGCCGTCGTCGTACAGCATGATCGATTCAACCGGAGTGCTATCCGGACGACGGTGGTCGCGGCCGTCACCTCGAACCTGCGACTGGCCGCGATGCCCGGCAACGTCCGGCTCCGCAGGGGTGAGGCGAACGTACCTCGCCCGAGCGTCGTCAATGTGAGCCAGCTCCTGACCATCGATCGCGGGCGGCTCACGGAATGCCTGGGGACTCTGGGCAGCGAACGTCTCCGCGACGTTCGACGCGGTCTTGCACTGCTCTTCGGAATCGAGTCCGCCGACACCTGA